The Terrirubrum flagellatum nucleotide sequence TGTCGTAGATCACGCCAATCCCGTCACCTGACCGGCGCGCGCGGCATGCGGCCCCTGCAGGAAATAGCGCGTGCTCACCGCGTCCGAGAGGCTGAGCAGATTTTGCTCGAACGCCAGGATCGCCATGTGGTCGAGATTGCGCGCCTCCGTTGTCTGCAGTTCGGCCGCAAGACGCGACACGATGCGACGCTGCGGCTCAAGCATGCCGTCGTCATAGAGCGCTGGCAGGACAGCGAGATGCTCGTCGAGCCGATCGACCTGGAACGCCACCGAGCGCGGATTGTAGGGATCAAGGATCGCGAGATCGCGCACCGGCGCGATGGCGAGGCCTGCGAGATAGCGCTGGCGATAGGTGATCTGGCAATCGCAGAGATCGAGCAGCGCGTCGAGATCGCTTGAGGGCGCATTCTCCGCCGAGAACTGGCGCACGAAGCGGCAGGTGTTGACGGCGCGTTCGATGCGTCGGCCGACATCGAGGAAGCGCCATCCGGCGACGCGATTCATGTTCTCCTGCGTGAGACCGGAGAGAGCCGACATCACATGCAAGGCGCCGCGCGCGCGATCGAATATTTCAGCCTCGGAGATGCCGGCCGGCGCAGGCTGCTCCAACCGTTCCTGAAGCTGATGCAGCAATTGCCACGCATCGAGCGATAGCCTTTCGCGCACCACTGAGGCTGCGCGGCGCGCGGCGCGCGACAGCGACAGCGCCGAGCCATAATCCGCGCCGCTTTGCAGCGCCGACAGGGCAAGCGCCGCCGTCGCCGTATGGGTTTTCTTCTCAGGCAGCGCGCCCCATGCGGTCAGCAGCTCCGCGAGCTTCTGCGGCGCGCGCTTCGGCGCGTCACGATCGGCGCCGCTTTCGATGAGCTGGCCCGCCATGCAGCGAATGACGCGCAGCGTCGCTTCAGTGCGTTCGAGATAACGGCCAAGCCAGAACATGTTGTCAGCGGCCCGGCTCGGCAGATTGCCCATGATGCGACGGATGCGGACATTCTCCGCCGTCGGCAGCAGCGACATCTGTTCGACCGGCTTGTCCGCGAGAATCCAGACATCGGCGGACTGCACGCCGTCGCCCATCGACACCGCGCGCGCATCGCGCTGATCGGAGATACGACAGAAGCCGCCAGGCATGACCTTCCAACCGTCCGGCGTCGCGGCGGCGAACACGCGCAACACGAAGGGACGCGGCGTGAGCGCGCCATCCTGCCATGTCGGCATGGTCGAGAGATGCACGATCTCCTGGCCGACGAGATCAATGCCGCGCTCGTCGATGGCGCGCGCGAGCTTCGCGCGTTGCTCCGCGTCGAGCGCGCCGGCGATGACGGGTTCGCCGCCGGAAAATCCGGGCACGCCG carries:
- a CDS encoding circularly permuted type 2 ATP-grasp protein, with translation MSAVSPAARKETETRRERIRALMSGYRPLRGVPDELLGPDGQPRAHWMRFLDGLLTLPPQDIERRFDASDQHIRDSGVSYRTWSDSGDPLINERAWPLSHVPLVLPEAEWKAIEAGVAQRAQLLEALLADIYGEGKLIADGSLPAAAVTGSAEFLRPMHGVKPQGGRYLGLYAADLGRGPDGRWWVLGDRTQAPSGAGYALENRVALSRAFPELYREMNVERLAPFFRGLHTGLASMGRRAEPRICLLTPGPLSATYFEHAYLARYLGLLLVEGGDLVVRQGQVHIRTIAGLKRADVILRRIDADYADPLELNANSQLGVPGLMEAVRAGSVALANALGSGVLESNALMSFMPSLSQALIGEDLLLPNIATWWCGQERERRAVLDRLDEMAIAGAFSPGVPGFSGGEPVIAGALDAEQRAKLARAIDERGIDLVGQEIVHLSTMPTWQDGALTPRPFVLRVFAAATPDGWKVMPGGFCRISDQRDARAVSMGDGVQSADVWILADKPVEQMSLLPTAENVRIRRIMGNLPSRAADNMFWLGRYLERTEATLRVIRCMAGQLIESGADRDAPKRAPQKLAELLTAWGALPEKKTHTATAALALSALQSGADYGSALSLSRAARRAASVVRERLSLDAWQLLHQLQERLEQPAPAGISEAEIFDRARGALHVMSALSGLTQENMNRVAGWRFLDVGRRIERAVNTCRFVRQFSAENAPSSDLDALLDLCDCQITYRQRYLAGLAIAPVRDLAILDPYNPRSVAFQVDRLDEHLAVLPALYDDGMLEPQRRIVSRLAAELQTTEARNLDHMAILAFEQNLLSLSDAVSTRYFLQGPHAARAGQVTGLA